In Streptomyces sp. NBC_00448, the following are encoded in one genomic region:
- a CDS encoding lysophospholipid acyltransferase family protein: MNGLWRPRVLGDWRLPAHGPVILAGNHSHNVDGPMLIGTCPRPLHFLVKKEAFVGPLDLFLRSIGQVKVDRSGADRGAITAALGVLEQGGVLGIFPEGTRGDGDFAQLRAGLAYFAVRSGAPVVPVAVLGSARRGRLVGGLPPLRARIDVVYGEPFEAGDGSGRRTRTALDEATTRIQAHLSAHLAEARRATGRA; encoded by the coding sequence ATGAACGGCCTGTGGCGTCCCCGGGTGCTCGGCGACTGGCGGCTGCCGGCGCACGGCCCGGTCATCCTCGCGGGCAACCACAGCCACAACGTCGACGGGCCGATGCTGATCGGCACCTGCCCGCGCCCCCTGCACTTCCTGGTGAAGAAGGAGGCGTTCGTCGGCCCGCTCGACCTGTTCCTGCGCTCCATCGGCCAGGTCAAGGTCGACCGCTCCGGCGCCGACCGCGGTGCGATCACCGCGGCGCTCGGCGTGCTGGAGCAGGGCGGCGTGCTGGGCATCTTCCCCGAGGGCACCCGCGGCGACGGCGACTTCGCCCAGCTGCGGGCCGGGCTGGCGTACTTCGCGGTGCGCTCGGGCGCCCCGGTCGTCCCGGTCGCCGTCCTCGGCAGCGCCCGCCGCGGCCGGCTGGTCGGCGGGCTGCCGCCGCTGCGCGCCCGGATCGACGTCGTCTACGGCGAGCCCTTCGAGGCCGGCGACGGCAGCGGGCGGCGGACCCGTACCGCGCTCGACGAAGCCACCACCCGCATCCAGGCGCACCTGTCCGCGCACCTCGCCGAGGCCAGGCGGGCCACCGGCCGGGCGTGA
- the cmk gene encoding (d)CMP kinase, translating into MSNPVIVAIDGPSGTGKSSTSRAVASRLGLSYLDTGAQYRAITWWMLTNGVDVGDPLAIADQAGKPAIVAGTDPAAPAITVDGLDASGPIRTQEVTAAVSAVSAVPEVRTRMVEIQRAAAAAAPAGIVVEGRDIGTTVLPDATVKIFLTASAEVRAARRSGELKGAQSVADTQAALVRRDAADSGRKTSPLAKADDAIEVDTSELTLEQVVEQVVALVGEKRAAR; encoded by the coding sequence GTGTCAAATCCGGTGATCGTCGCGATCGACGGCCCCTCCGGCACGGGCAAGTCCAGCACGTCCAGGGCGGTCGCGTCCCGGCTGGGCCTCAGCTACCTGGACACGGGCGCGCAGTACCGCGCGATCACCTGGTGGATGCTGACCAACGGCGTGGACGTCGGCGACCCGCTGGCCATCGCCGACCAGGCGGGCAAGCCGGCGATCGTGGCCGGCACCGACCCGGCCGCCCCCGCGATCACCGTGGACGGCCTGGACGCCTCCGGCCCGATCCGCACCCAGGAGGTCACCGCCGCGGTCAGCGCGGTGAGCGCCGTCCCCGAGGTGCGCACCCGGATGGTGGAGATCCAGCGTGCCGCGGCCGCCGCCGCGCCCGCCGGCATCGTGGTCGAGGGCCGTGACATCGGCACCACCGTGCTGCCCGACGCCACCGTCAAGATCTTCCTCACCGCCTCCGCCGAGGTCCGCGCCGCCCGCCGCAGCGGCGAGCTGAAGGGCGCGCAGTCCGTCGCCGACACCCAGGCCGCCCTGGTCCGGCGCGACGCCGCCGACTCCGGCCGCAAGACCTCGCCGCTGGCCAAGGCCGACGACGCCATAGAGGTCGACACCAGCGAGCTCACCCTCGAGCAGGTCGTCGAGCAGGTCGTCGCACTGGTCGGGGAGAAGCGAGCGGCTCGGTGA